The genomic stretch CCTATTCTCGCACACGGGCGGTGTCGGCGCGGTCGAGCAGGCGCCGGTACGCGGCCAGATGTGCCGAGGTCATCACGCCCTGCGTGAAGCGGTCGACGATGAGGTGGCGAGCCGCCGTGCCCATGCGGCGCCGCTCTCCGGCATCGGCGAGCAGCCGCGACATCGCACGCGCCGCCGCGGCCTCGTCGCCGGGCGCGACGAGCACGCCGGTCTCGCCGTCCGCCACGATCTCCGGCAGGCCGCCGACGCGCGTCGCCACGACCGGCCGGCCGAGCGCCATCGCCTCGAGCGCGAGCATCGGGAAGCCTTCGGAACGCGAGGTCATCACGAGAACGGCCGCACGTTCGACGAGCGGCTCGATCGGGTCCACCCAGCCGAGGAACGCGATGCGCTCACCGAGCCCGAGGGTCGCCGCGAGTGTCTACGCCTCGGCACGGAGCGGGCCCTCGCCCGCCACCACGAACCGGGCGTCCGGGCGCTCGGCGGCCACCAGCGCGGCGGCGCGCACGAACGTCGCGACGTCCTTGACCGCCTCGAGCCGGCCCGCGAACAGCACGAGCGGAGCGTCGTCGGCGATCGTCGCCGGCAGGTCGCACGTGCCGCGCGCGAGCCGGTTGACGGTCACGGTGTCGATGCCGTTCGGGATGACCTGCATCCGGTCCGGATCGTAGCCGAGCTCGACGAGGCGCGCGGCGATCGCGCGGGACACCGGCAGCACGAGATCGGCGCGGTGTGCGGTGAGGCGGTCGAGCATGTCGCGCGCGAACTGGGCGGCGCGTCCGCCCCCGGCCGCCCGCGGCGCGCCGGGCTCGACGTGCACGGTGTTGACGAGTGAGGGCCGCCCGCCACGCTTGGCGAGCCGTCCGAGCAGGTTCGTGAGGTATCCCGTCGTGTGCAGGACCGCCGCGTCGTAGCGCCGGCAGTACTTGCGGATGCGCGAGGCGGTCCGGACGACGTTGCGCTTCTCCAGCGCGTACGGTGCCACGATCGCTCCCGCGCCGGCGGCCGCAGCGCGCAGGTCGCTGCGCTTCGGGCAGATGACATGCGCGTGCATGCCCGCACCCACGGTCGCGCGCACGAGCGCGAGCAGGTGCTCCTCGCCACC from Actinomycetota bacterium encodes the following:
- a CDS encoding glycosyltransferase family 4 protein, which encodes MRPLEGRTIVFVNNFAGPGLGGGEEHLLALVRATVGAGMHAHVICPKRSDLRAAAAGAGAIVAPYALEKRNVVRTASRIRKYCRRYDAAVLHTTGYLTNLLGRLAKRGGRPSLVNTVHVEPGAPRAAGGGRAAQFARDMLDRLTAHRADLVLPVSRAIAARLVELGYDPDRMQVIPNGIDTVTVNRLARGTCDLPATIADDAPLVLFAGRLEAVKDVATFVRAAALVAAERPDARFVVAGEGPLRAEA
- a CDS encoding glycosyltransferase family 4 protein, translating into MAFLGWVDPIEPLVERAAVLVMTSRSEGFPMLALEAMALGRPVVATRVGGLPEIVADGETGVLVAPGDEAAAARAMSRLLADAGERRRMGTAARHLIVDRFTQGVMTSAHLAAYRRLLDRADTARVRE